AAATGCCGCAGATGCTCGGCTGGACCGCCGGCGCCTTCGTTTACGCCGCGGACTATCTGAACGGTCACTGAACGGACGGTCGCCGCCGGAACCTGCTGCGGAACGCGCATACGATCAGGAGCAGTCCGGCCGCCGCCCCGGCCAGCCCTGCGGCCAGCCGGACGTAATATCGTCCCGGAACGGAGCGTTCGATGACCGCTTCGAACGGTCGTCGCGGGTCCGCATGGCAGGTGATCCGCTTTCCGGCCGGAAAGCGGCGCAGGAGCGGCAGGAGCGTCTCCGCCGTGCCGTGCGTCCGGCCGAAGAAATCATACCGGTGCGAGCCGTACGGCCGTCCGCCGACCGTGTAGCGGTAGTCGATCCGCAGTTCGGTTCCGCGCGCGGTCAGCGAGGCGGAGACGACTTCCGCCTGTGTCGGAAGCCAGCTGCGTGAAGCGATCGCTTCGCGGCAGGGAAGCAGCACGGTTTCGCGGATGAAATAAAGCGAGAACAGCAGGAGGATGACGCCGGACGCCGTCATCAGCTTGAAATTATTCCCGGCCTGGTCATTTTTTCGTTTCATATTCTGAATATAGCATATCCGGGCGATTTACGCAAATATTTTTCCGTCCCGGCTTGCATCGCGTTCCGCCGGATATTATTTTATACCAGTCATAATCGCAAAAGAGATGGTATGTTAATACCATCGAAATAGTAACAATGCCTTTCTCCAAGGTGTGAGTACGGCGGAGCCGCACGGAGCACCGCAGAGCGGGGCCCCCGAAAAGTATCATCCGCCGCGCAAGCGCTGTGGATGACAAGCCCGACTTGTCCTCCGCAGCCTCGGCGAAGGAGGAAGGGGGGCAGCTTTTTGGGGAACAAAGGAGGAACCGTATGGCCGATCGTCACATTTCATTGGACCGGGTCCTGACCCGCGCCTGGACGCGCATGGTGCAGATTCTGTTCCGGCCGTTTTCCATCGAACGCTGGCTGATGCTCGGCTTCTGCTGCTGGATGCTCTCGCTATCCGGCGACATTTCCACGATTCTGAATATCGGTTCGAATGCGTTGTCGCATGATGCGGCGGACACCGCGTCCCATGCCCCCGCCGATAAGCTGGCGGCGCTCGACAATGTTCTGAACGGGACCGACGGCTCGTTCCTGCAGCGGCTCGGCACGGAGCTGCAGTGGGAGCCCGCAGCCGTCCAGGGCTGGAGCCTGTTCATCGGCATCGCCGCCCCTCTGATCGTTATTCTTCTGGTCGTCTGCTACTGGCTTTACTGCCGCTTTGAATTCGTCTTTCTTGACGATCTGATGCGCGACAGCACTGAAATCAGAAAGCCGTGGAATGAATTCCGGTCAATCGGGAACTCCTATTTTGCCGGGTCGCTTCTGGTGACGGCTGCTCTCTTTCTGTTCAACCTTCTCTTCTTCTTCCTCGCAGGCAGCGTGATACTCGACTGGCTGAAGGAGTGCGGCGCCGCGCGGGAGTGGCTGGCGTTCGGTGCGTCCCGGGTCTATTCCCTGCTCTTCCTCGGCGGAGCCTGGTTTCTGATCTCGCTGGTTGCGGGGATTTACATCTGGTTTTTCTATTTTCTCCTGGTTCCGATCATGTATC
This portion of the Victivallis lenta genome encodes:
- a CDS encoding DUF7544 domain-containing protein, translating into MADRHISLDRVLTRAWTRMVQILFRPFSIERWLMLGFCCWMLSLSGDISTILNIGSNALSHDAADTASHAPADKLAALDNVLNGTDGSFLQRLGTELQWEPAAVQGWSLFIGIAAPLIVILLVVCYWLYCRFEFVFLDDLMRDSTEIRKPWNEFRSIGNSYFAGSLLVTAALFLFNLLFFFLAGSVILDWLKECGAAREWLAFGASRVYSLLFLGGAWFLISLVAGIYIWFFYFLLVPIMYRDRVGFSEGLRRMNALFRRRFWICLLFWLMMLVILFGFGICLLIGYVLTCCLLGFLLGIPYVRAVILLPYWTFLRLSGVELLEELDPLPAGQP
- a CDS encoding DUF3592 domain-containing protein, with protein sequence MKRKNDQAGNNFKLMTASGVILLLFSLYFIRETVLLPCREAIASRSWLPTQAEVVSASLTARGTELRIDYRYTVGGRPYGSHRYDFFGRTHGTAETLLPLLRRFPAGKRITCHADPRRPFEAVIERSVPGRYYVRLAAGLAGAAAGLLLIVCAFRSRFRRRPSVQ